One part of the Candidatus Borreliella tachyglossi genome encodes these proteins:
- a CDS encoding BMP family ABC transporter substrate-binding protein, with product GKIGFLGGIEGVIINSFRYGYEAGAKYARRDIIVNSGYIGSFADAETGRSMASKMYADGVDIIFPAAGLSGFGVIEEISNEDYAPSTEKA from the coding sequence AGGTAAGATTGGATTTTTAGGTGGGATAGAGGGTGTAATAATTAATTCGTTTAGGTATGGGTATGAAGCAGGTGCTAAGTATGCTAGAAGGGATATTATAGTAAATAGCGGATATATTGGAAGTTTTGCTGATGCTGAGACTGGAAGGAGTATGGCAAGTAAGATGTATGCAGATGGAGTAGATATCATATTTCCAGCAGCAGGGTTATCAGGATTTGGAGTTATTGAGGAAATAAGCAATGAAGATTATGCTCCAAGTACGGAAAAAGCTTAA